A portion of the Desulfobulbaceae bacterium genome contains these proteins:
- a CDS encoding CBS domain-containing protein, with amino-acid sequence MLIKDWMVTDVLTVDENTSLLQVGKIMKENNIRKLPVVSHGKLLGIITDRDAKDASPSKTTSLDIHELYYLLSEMKVKDVMTKNPITMKESDSLEKAAMIMLENKISGIPVLDDTGHLSGILSETDVLSGFIHATGIKHGAIQYVFTLPDTAGAVTEIVRVLRENNARIISILTSYEDADDKGIKQVAIRVTLPKEENSEKLTDVLAQNFVLVFHAKDELNDLPVKRLLKK; translated from the coding sequence ATGTTAATTAAGGATTGGATGGTAACAGATGTCTTGACGGTTGATGAAAACACTTCACTGCTGCAAGTAGGCAAGATCATGAAAGAAAACAATATTCGAAAACTACCCGTAGTGTCCCATGGTAAATTATTAGGCATCATTACCGATCGTGATGCCAAGGACGCCTCGCCTTCCAAAACCACCTCACTTGATATTCACGAATTATATTATCTGTTATCAGAAATGAAGGTCAAGGATGTGATGACCAAGAATCCGATAACGATGAAAGAGAGCGACTCCTTAGAAAAAGCGGCCATGATCATGCTGGAAAATAAGATTTCTGGTATCCCGGTGCTTGACGACACAGGCCACTTGAGCGGAATTCTCAGCGAAACAGATGTATTATCGGGATTTATTCATGCCACCGGCATTAAACATGGTGCGATTCAATATGTCTTTACTCTTCCGGATACAGCAGGAGCAGTGACTGAAATTGTCAGGGTCCTTCGTGAAAACAATGCTCGAATTATTAGTATATTGACTTCATACGAAGATGCTGACGACAAAGGGATAAAACAGGTGGCAATACGGGTTACCCTGCCAAAAGAAGAGAACTCGGAAAAGCTTACTGACGTTCTGGCACAGAATTTCGTACTGGTCTTTCACGCCAAAGATGAACTCAATGACCTGCCAGTAAAGAGACTTTTGAAAAAATAG